In Agrobacterium sp. RAC06, a single window of DNA contains:
- a CDS encoding xanthine dehydrogenase family protein molybdopterin-binding subunit, whose protein sequence is MRRRSFLLGSFGTLVALIGAGTAVYATLPVIPKRPTPGTDDALGWIAHHEGRFVLTLPRIEMGQNIATALKQIACTELNVGWETVDVSFHDTGLARVRSTVGSESIMLFAEPLAQACASLRDALMRGERQGLVSVEPRPREQLRTFARHGEIGRTAEIVQGREIVTGKALYASDIRRPGTLFGRVLRAPAMAEYVSKPRSWNAEAARAIPGFIAIVEDCGPDIGNAKGLGIIAERPGVLDRVVEALDVVWQTEEPSTGFSPDAPVDVDRCPLEETPSNIVMDGGPQPGSWDVDLKFDIPFAAHGAIEPRAAVAEWTQGKLTVWAGTQDAFFIRDCLADTFGVSTEAVTVQSCRVGGSFGGKTTCTVEAEAAALSRVAEAPVKVQWTRTQELAFAFHRPPSSHRIRARVEDGQISDWDHRQVSSHIIFTSAVVPSLMQQATDALIGDGGVARGMSAPYIIPRARAAYDLVRLPVHTGPWRGLGAGPNGLVIESAVDEAALAVGADPLAFRLAHINDERLAAVLKAVGDMSAWTTWRSSASAPRVGRGVACGIYKGVSYAAVVAEVEVAPDGRMGIREFWCAHDCGLVINPDQVKAQCEGNLMWSIGFVLYDHLPMESSRIVAETFIDAPIPRMEDTPKMTIKLIEGTDSPTGAGETIMACGPGAIANAIRAATGIRPTRFPVRTS, encoded by the coding sequence ATGAGACGTCGTAGCTTTCTCCTCGGCAGTTTCGGCACTTTGGTCGCGCTGATCGGCGCGGGCACTGCCGTCTATGCAACACTCCCAGTCATTCCCAAACGCCCGACACCCGGCACGGACGATGCGTTGGGGTGGATCGCCCACCATGAGGGGCGGTTCGTTCTCACGCTTCCGCGCATCGAGATGGGTCAGAACATTGCGACTGCTTTGAAGCAGATTGCCTGCACCGAACTCAATGTGGGCTGGGAGACGGTCGACGTATCCTTCCATGACACTGGTCTCGCCAGGGTGAGATCAACGGTGGGCAGTGAATCCATCATGCTGTTTGCCGAGCCGCTGGCGCAGGCCTGCGCCAGCCTGCGTGACGCCTTGATGAGGGGTGAGCGGCAGGGACTGGTGTCGGTCGAACCCCGGCCCAGGGAGCAATTGAGGACATTTGCCAGACATGGAGAAATCGGTCGAACTGCCGAGATTGTGCAGGGCCGGGAAATCGTTACCGGCAAGGCACTCTATGCCTCCGACATACGCCGTCCCGGCACGCTCTTCGGACGGGTCCTCCGCGCACCCGCCATGGCCGAATATGTGTCGAAACCTCGGTCCTGGAATGCCGAGGCGGCGCGAGCCATCCCGGGTTTTATCGCCATCGTCGAAGACTGCGGCCCTGATATCGGCAATGCCAAGGGGCTGGGCATCATCGCCGAACGGCCCGGCGTACTCGACCGGGTCGTTGAAGCACTCGACGTCGTCTGGCAGACCGAGGAGCCGTCAACCGGATTTTCCCCGGATGCCCCCGTAGATGTCGACCGATGCCCGCTGGAAGAGACGCCTTCGAACATCGTCATGGACGGGGGCCCGCAACCCGGGTCCTGGGACGTCGACCTCAAGTTCGACATCCCGTTTGCCGCCCACGGCGCCATCGAGCCACGGGCGGCCGTCGCGGAATGGACGCAAGGAAAGCTCACCGTCTGGGCCGGCACACAGGATGCCTTCTTCATTCGCGACTGTCTGGCAGATACCTTCGGTGTATCGACGGAGGCCGTCACGGTGCAGTCTTGCCGGGTCGGAGGCAGCTTCGGCGGCAAGACGACATGCACAGTCGAGGCGGAGGCCGCAGCTCTGTCGCGAGTGGCAGAGGCACCAGTCAAGGTACAGTGGACGCGCACCCAGGAACTGGCTTTCGCCTTTCACCGCCCACCCTCTTCCCACCGAATCCGCGCCCGCGTTGAGGATGGACAGATCAGCGACTGGGACCATCGGCAGGTCTCCTCACATATCATCTTCACGTCTGCAGTGGTCCCCAGCCTTATGCAGCAGGCAACGGATGCATTGATCGGCGATGGCGGCGTCGCACGTGGCATGTCCGCGCCGTACATCATCCCCAGAGCAAGAGCTGCCTATGATCTCGTTCGCCTGCCCGTTCATACAGGCCCCTGGAGAGGTCTCGGCGCTGGTCCAAACGGCCTCGTGATCGAAAGCGCGGTGGACGAGGCAGCGCTGGCAGTCGGGGCCGACCCCCTCGCCTTCCGCCTTGCCCACATCAACGACGAAAGACTGGCAGCGGTCCTCAAAGCTGTCGGAGACATGTCAGCATGGACGACGTGGAGAAGCTCGGCATCCGCGCCCAGGGTCGGCCGCGGCGTGGCCTGCGGAATCTACAAGGGCGTGAGTTATGCCGCCGTGGTCGCCGAAGTGGAAGTGGCGCCAGACGGGCGCATGGGCATACGCGAGTTCTGGTGCGCCCATGACTGCGGGCTCGTCATCAACCCGGATCAGGTCAAGGCCCAATGCGAGGGGAACCTGATGTGGAGCATCGGTTTCGTGCTGTATGATCATCTGCCGATGGAAAGCTCTCGTATCGTGGCGGAAACCTTTATCGATGCTCCCATTCCCCGTATGGAAGATACGCCGAAGATGACCATCAAGCTGATCGAGGGGACCGATTCTCCCACCGGGGCCGGAGAAACGATCATGGCGTGTGGACCAGGCGCAATAGCAAATGCGATCCGCGCCGCCACCGGCATAAGGCCGACTCGCTTTCCGGTCAGGACTTCATGA
- the bcsA gene encoding UDP-forming cellulose synthase catalytic subunit — translation MPAIIAGLFGVFLLWLPISLQAQLVLSLAILALMLLFMMRPQNKTFRVMTFVFSAVLALRYAFWRTTETLPDINEPWNFIPGIILYAAEMYCLVMLAINFFIVADPLDRKPAPQLADDDKPTVDVFVPSYNESADLLALTLAAAKAMNYPADKLTVYLLDDGGTDAKCRQSDPRAAIAARRRREELQALSAALGVRYHARAENSHAKAGNLNAGLSISTSELVVVFDADHAPVREFLNETVGHFRNDEKLFLVQTPHYFLNPDPVEKNLQTFGKMPSENEMFYSVVQRGLDKWNASFFCGSAAVLRRKALKETGGFSGQSITEDCESALALHCRGWHSLYVDKPLIAGLQPETLVSFIGQRVRWAQGMLQILTLNRPFLQRGLSTAQRICYAGTNLFWLFPLTRLTFMFSPLLYIFFSLQIFEANITEFICYSVTYLISSFAMQSYLFGRVRWPWVSELYEYVQSVMLFGAILSVVKNPRKPTFNVTSKGQTLDESKLSPLARPYFGIFFLLFAATCYAIWRYTTEAMPSELLLIVAGWNIINMGIAGAALGSVSERRERRRNQRLSVRRHAILHSGGTSHAVIIADVSSGGLALQFIDGHPVNGLETGEEATIEIRRHGRGMRVPLVCRSMLRRQDETSSGFAFAERTPETFIAIAEMMYCEQQPLQERWNRVQKHKGFFNGTFRFALWTITETLRGFTYALRLVRETTEISHPDAPLIINTSSSVSEPGATYPAAVKGPAYA, via the coding sequence TTGCCTGCAATCATTGCGGGCCTTTTTGGTGTGTTTCTGCTGTGGCTGCCGATCAGCCTCCAGGCGCAACTGGTGCTCAGCCTGGCCATCCTGGCCCTGATGCTCCTGTTCATGATGCGTCCGCAGAACAAGACATTCCGCGTGATGACTTTCGTGTTCTCGGCCGTGCTCGCCCTGCGCTATGCGTTCTGGCGCACAACGGAGACGCTTCCCGACATCAACGAGCCCTGGAACTTCATCCCGGGCATCATTCTCTATGCGGCGGAAATGTATTGCCTGGTCATGCTGGCAATCAATTTCTTCATCGTCGCCGACCCGCTGGACCGCAAGCCGGCGCCGCAGCTGGCCGATGACGACAAGCCGACCGTCGACGTCTTCGTTCCGTCCTACAACGAGTCGGCCGACCTTCTGGCGCTGACGCTGGCTGCGGCCAAGGCGATGAATTACCCGGCCGACAAGCTGACCGTCTATCTGCTCGATGATGGCGGCACCGATGCCAAGTGCAGACAGTCCGATCCGCGCGCTGCAATCGCTGCCCGTCGACGTCGCGAGGAACTGCAGGCGCTGTCGGCAGCGCTGGGCGTTCGCTATCACGCCCGCGCCGAAAACAGCCATGCCAAGGCCGGCAATCTGAACGCGGGTCTCTCGATCTCGACCAGCGAGCTTGTGGTCGTATTCGATGCCGACCATGCACCTGTCCGCGAATTCCTCAACGAGACAGTGGGCCACTTCAGAAACGACGAGAAGCTCTTCCTCGTCCAGACCCCCCACTACTTCCTCAATCCGGACCCGGTGGAGAAGAACCTCCAGACCTTCGGCAAGATGCCGTCGGAGAACGAGATGTTCTATTCCGTCGTCCAACGCGGCCTCGACAAGTGGAATGCCTCGTTCTTCTGCGGTTCCGCTGCCGTTCTGCGACGCAAGGCATTGAAGGAAACCGGCGGATTTTCGGGCCAGTCGATCACCGAAGACTGCGAAAGCGCGCTCGCGCTCCACTGCCGCGGCTGGCACAGCCTTTACGTCGACAAGCCCCTGATCGCCGGCCTGCAGCCCGAAACGCTCGTCTCCTTCATTGGTCAGCGCGTTCGCTGGGCCCAGGGCATGCTGCAGATCCTGACGCTGAACCGCCCCTTCCTTCAGCGCGGTCTCTCGACGGCGCAGCGCATCTGCTACGCCGGCACGAACCTCTTCTGGCTCTTTCCCCTGACGCGGTTGACCTTCATGTTCTCGCCGCTGCTCTACATCTTCTTTTCGCTGCAGATCTTCGAAGCCAACATCACCGAATTCATCTGCTACTCGGTGACCTATCTCATCTCATCCTTCGCCATGCAGAGCTACCTCTTCGGTCGCGTGCGCTGGCCCTGGGTCTCCGAGCTCTATGAATATGTGCAGTCGGTGATGCTTTTCGGCGCGATCCTGAGCGTCGTGAAGAACCCGCGCAAGCCGACCTTCAACGTCACGTCGAAGGGACAGACACTGGATGAGAGCAAGCTGTCACCGCTGGCGCGCCCATACTTTGGGATATTCTTCCTGCTCTTTGCCGCCACCTGCTATGCGATCTGGCGTTACACGACGGAAGCAATGCCCTCCGAACTGCTGCTGATCGTGGCCGGCTGGAACATCATCAACATGGGCATCGCCGGCGCTGCCCTCGGCTCCGTATCGGAACGGCGCGAACGTCGGCGCAACCAGCGCCTCAGCGTTCGGCGTCATGCGATCCTGCATTCCGGCGGCACAAGCCACGCCGTCATCATCGCGGATGTCTCGAGCGGTGGCCTCGCACTGCAGTTCATCGACGGACATCCGGTGAACGGGCTGGAGACGGGCGAAGAGGCCACAATCGAAATCCGCCGCCACGGCCGCGGAATGCGCGTACCCCTTGTTTGCCGCAGCATGCTGCGCCGGCAGGACGAGACGAGCTCCGGCTTTGCCTTTGCCGAGCGCACACCCGAAACCTTCATCGCGATTGCCGAGATGATGTATTGCGAACAGCAGCCGCTTCAGGAGCGCTGGAACCGTGTTCAGAAACACAAGGGCTTCTTCAACGGCACCTTCCGATTTGCCCTCTGGACGATCACCGAAACGCTGCGCGGCTTCACCTACGCCTTGCGTCTGGTTCGCGAAACGACGGAAATCTCACATCCCGACGCGCCGCTGATCATCAACACATCGAGCAGCGTTTCGGAGCCGGGCGCAACCTATCCGGCAGCCGTGAAAGGGCCGGCCTATGCATAA
- a CDS encoding ATP-binding cassette domain-containing protein, with product MSDLPISVRNLNHWFGRGEASKQAIFDLSLDIAPGSLTVMVGPSGSGKTTVLTLMGCLRQVEDGSVRLLGHELRGADEPTLEVLRRQLGFIFQAHNLHESLTARQNVMMGLQVHGTGDENRRAQAVEHMLELVGLGHRLDYLPGNLSGGQKQRVAIARALIAGPQIVFADEPTAALDKASGHQVVAMLKALGRERGTTTVMVTHDSRILDMADRIITLEDGRLVRDQGAVVGVSS from the coding sequence ATGAGTGACCTTCCAATTTCCGTCCGCAATCTCAATCACTGGTTCGGCCGCGGCGAAGCCAGCAAGCAGGCGATCTTCGATCTCTCCCTTGATATCGCTCCCGGGAGCCTCACAGTGATGGTTGGCCCGTCGGGTTCGGGCAAGACTACGGTTCTCACACTGATGGGATGCCTACGACAGGTCGAGGACGGGTCCGTCCGGCTTCTAGGTCACGAGCTTCGTGGCGCCGACGAGCCCACACTTGAGGTTTTGCGCCGGCAGTTGGGCTTCATTTTCCAGGCCCATAATCTTCACGAAAGCCTCACTGCCCGCCAGAATGTGATGATGGGCTTGCAAGTGCACGGCACGGGAGATGAAAACCGTCGTGCTCAGGCCGTCGAGCACATGCTTGAGCTGGTCGGTCTGGGGCATCGGCTGGATTATCTCCCCGGCAATCTGTCGGGTGGCCAAAAGCAGCGTGTGGCGATCGCCCGCGCGCTGATCGCGGGCCCGCAGATTGTGTTTGCCGACGAGCCGACAGCAGCGCTCGACAAGGCTAGCGGCCATCAGGTCGTTGCCATGTTGAAGGCCCTGGGGCGGGAGCGCGGCACGACGACCGTCATGGTAACCCACGACAGCCGTATCCTCGATATGGCGGACAGGATCATCACGCTGGAAGACGGTCGGCTTGTAAGAGACCAAGGGGCGGTGGTTGGTGTGTCCAGTTGA
- a CDS encoding helix-turn-helix transcriptional regulator, protein MRLIGLGLRSQEISITVPRAQGAHVSRAQKHDLIERILAEHGVQAIFRIADCASLMPFEPVVRALRQAIGAQDLLDRWSRLERFSHGRHVVSQFALEPSLYRLEHRARADGPGPSRAESLLILALLAVLIELSGDDLVLMTEDGTLLRSEQKWHTVDRDLALKSVIVEVKPATVLLDKPLVCTSERVLENLRRLVADDPCRRWSINRLAGLLATSRRTLQRRLEERQTSFSNVVLDVRLELAAEQLCNERQASLAQIGFLNGFSDQPHFTRLFSQKVGMTPGIYRDQFRSGKDAPGTKRQ, encoded by the coding sequence ATGCGACTGATCGGGCTCGGCCTTCGGTCGCAGGAAATCTCCATCACCGTGCCGAGGGCGCAAGGAGCGCATGTTTCGCGCGCGCAGAAACATGATCTCATTGAAAGGATCCTTGCCGAGCACGGTGTCCAAGCAATCTTCAGGATCGCAGACTGTGCCTCTCTGATGCCGTTCGAACCGGTTGTCCGCGCCTTGCGCCAGGCCATCGGCGCACAGGATCTTCTGGATCGCTGGAGCCGGCTGGAGCGCTTCAGCCACGGTCGACACGTGGTCTCACAATTCGCGCTTGAGCCATCTCTCTACAGACTCGAGCATCGGGCCAGAGCGGATGGGCCGGGCCCTTCCAGAGCAGAGAGCCTTTTGATTCTCGCTCTGCTTGCCGTGCTCATCGAGCTGTCCGGCGACGATCTGGTTCTCATGACGGAGGATGGAACCCTCCTCCGCTCCGAACAGAAGTGGCACACGGTCGATCGCGACCTCGCGCTGAAGTCAGTGATTGTCGAGGTTAAGCCGGCGACTGTTTTACTCGACAAGCCGCTCGTATGCACATCAGAACGTGTACTTGAAAATCTGCGCCGTCTTGTTGCAGATGATCCCTGCCGCCGCTGGTCGATCAATCGTCTCGCTGGCCTGCTGGCAACCAGCAGGCGGACGCTCCAGCGACGCCTGGAAGAGCGGCAGACATCTTTCAGCAACGTGGTTCTGGATGTCAGGCTGGAGCTTGCGGCAGAGCAGCTCTGCAACGAGCGGCAGGCCAGCCTCGCCCAGATAGGCTTCCTCAACGGCTTCTCCGATCAGCCGCATTTCACTCGGCTGTTTTCCCAGAAGGTCGGGATGACGCCCGGAATCTATCGCGATCAATTTCGTTCCGGAAAGGACGCTCCTGGCACTAAACGACAGTGA
- a CDS encoding efflux RND transporter periplasmic adaptor subunit — MQTEISPPALPMPRAGLVEEAGSGKSRWSLRGLFTRVVVVLLIFVIGAFLGAYLGPPFSSGFFGIDGKNLPIAEMDAQATSATNDDGAASQSESAVVALGRLQPKGKTITLAAPFGASDARIASLLVDEGDHVTIGQTVAELDSLPSLQLAVESALVNISAKEAALAQTRAMVAASLSEAEANRDRALAAVQLARQALERERSLSLGGASSRSTLQSAEATLAQSTSDLAKADASIVRYHSAPGTLQSDIEVAERNLDLAKAELATARDNLSKGVVISPISGTVIAINSRPGERPASPGIMTLADTDHMQVELEVYQTDIRRIAIGQTVIVSSPALSQELEGSVTLIGYEVEQQTVLSADPAANTDARVVRVTTHLDPSSSALAAKLTGLEVMGRVAVGKDHE, encoded by the coding sequence ATGCAAACCGAAATCTCGCCGCCAGCACTCCCCATGCCGCGAGCAGGCCTCGTTGAGGAGGCTGGCTCTGGCAAGTCAAGATGGTCGCTGCGAGGCTTGTTCACCCGCGTCGTCGTTGTCTTGCTTATCTTCGTCATTGGGGCATTTCTAGGCGCATATCTTGGCCCGCCATTCTCCTCAGGATTTTTCGGCATCGACGGGAAAAACCTGCCTATAGCTGAAATGGATGCTCAAGCAACGTCAGCGACGAATGACGATGGAGCTGCCAGCCAAAGTGAAAGCGCGGTTGTCGCCCTTGGCCGGCTGCAGCCAAAGGGAAAGACGATCACCCTGGCTGCCCCCTTTGGCGCCTCGGACGCCCGGATTGCATCGCTACTCGTCGACGAAGGTGATCATGTGACAATTGGCCAGACGGTGGCCGAGCTCGACAGTCTACCGTCCCTGCAGCTTGCGGTCGAAAGCGCCCTCGTCAACATCTCCGCCAAAGAGGCCGCGCTTGCTCAGACCCGAGCCATGGTTGCCGCAAGCCTGTCGGAGGCCGAGGCGAACCGCGATAGGGCGCTTGCCGCTGTCCAGCTGGCGCGGCAGGCGTTGGAACGGGAGCGCAGCCTGAGCCTCGGTGGCGCCTCTTCACGGTCCACTCTGCAATCTGCTGAGGCCACTTTGGCGCAATCGACTAGCGATCTTGCCAAGGCAGATGCCTCGATTGTTCGATACCATTCTGCGCCAGGAACGCTGCAGTCCGATATAGAAGTGGCCGAGCGAAACCTGGATCTAGCCAAGGCCGAACTTGCGACTGCACGTGACAATCTGAGCAAAGGCGTGGTTATCAGTCCGATTTCGGGGACGGTGATTGCAATCAACAGCCGTCCGGGAGAGCGCCCTGCGTCTCCAGGGATCATGACGCTTGCTGATACCGACCACATGCAGGTCGAGCTTGAGGTTTATCAAACCGATATCAGACGGATCGCAATTGGACAGACGGTCATTGTCTCCAGTCCAGCACTGTCTCAGGAATTGGAAGGCTCGGTGACCTTGATTGGTTATGAAGTCGAGCAGCAAACGGTGCTCTCCGCCGATCCTGCAGCCAATACCGACGCACGGGTGGTGCGTGTCACGACTCATCTGGATCCTAGCTCCAGCGCTTTGGCCGCCAAACTGACCGGGCTCGAAGTCATGGGGCGTGTCGCGGTAGGCAAAGATCATGAGTAG
- a CDS encoding class I SAM-dependent methyltransferase → MSLQLFRLPMQRMRHVVTFTREWLRAPLRTASVVPSSSSLARAMVEGLDLHDTAVLELGPGTGAFTEHLVTMPAGPSRIYTIESNPAFADLMRTRFATVETFTVDACRMRSLLPCSPRSVKAVLCGLPLLSMSLSSVHRIMKSAFELIQDDGEFRCFTYGPRCPVPFAVHERLLIESARVRFCPANFPPASVYRVFRA, encoded by the coding sequence TTGTCCCTTCAGCTTTTCCGGTTGCCCATGCAGAGAATGAGACACGTCGTCACCTTCACCCGCGAATGGCTGCGCGCACCGCTTCGAACGGCGTCGGTCGTGCCATCCAGTTCCTCTCTCGCAAGAGCAATGGTGGAAGGTCTTGATCTTCACGATACCGCCGTGCTGGAACTGGGTCCGGGCACGGGCGCATTCACCGAGCACCTTGTCACAATGCCTGCGGGGCCGTCCCGGATCTATACAATCGAGAGCAATCCAGCCTTTGCGGACCTGATGCGGACACGGTTTGCAACCGTTGAGACCTTTACCGTCGATGCATGCCGGATGCGCAGCCTCCTGCCTTGCAGCCCCCGTTCGGTGAAAGCTGTGCTCTGTGGTCTGCCGCTTCTCTCCATGAGCCTTTCCTCAGTCCACCGGATCATGAAATCGGCTTTCGAGCTTATTCAAGATGATGGCGAGTTTCGCTGCTTTACCTATGGTCCCCGCTGTCCGGTCCCTTTCGCGGTTCATGAAAGGCTGCTGATTGAAAGCGCACGCGTCAGGTTCTGTCCGGCAAACTTCCCGCCAGCGAGCGTCTACCGTGTCTTCCGCGCTTGA
- the devC gene encoding ABC transporter permease DevC, producing the protein MSRLLSLLFGRLPIGWLQLRHNRGRLLAALAGVAFATMLVFVQLGIMGALNGTIRTSYTPFTADIIISSNDGNTLADGSPLARRTLYRALAIDGVVAAAPLYIGKLDWRRPDGSVASLQVIGLPIEAEKFTGPQVTPLIRNLAVADTALIDRQTRGVDTAALAGVGPSKPLQFEVNDRTISAIGTISIGGGFSADGIMVVSDQTFLGLFPNRISGTPSHLLLKVSDLSQSEALVRQLQNRLAGEPMEVHTLDEMIAKDVRYQTTQRPTGVIFGFGVFMGVLVGIVIVYQVLSTDVADHLREYATLKAVGYPHRFFLSIVFEEALVLAAMGFIPGLILAMGIYQVMSQATGLPVLMSPERALMVFAGTLLASTLSGALAARRLKGADPADLF; encoded by the coding sequence ATGAGTAGGCTGCTTTCACTTCTATTCGGCAGGCTGCCGATCGGTTGGCTTCAGCTCAGACACAACCGTGGACGTCTTTTAGCGGCGCTGGCCGGTGTCGCCTTCGCGACCATGCTCGTCTTCGTTCAGTTGGGCATCATGGGCGCGCTGAACGGAACCATCCGTACGTCCTACACCCCATTCACGGCTGACATCATCATCTCGTCGAATGACGGAAACACATTGGCCGACGGATCTCCGCTGGCGCGTCGAACCCTCTACCGTGCTCTGGCAATAGACGGTGTTGTTGCCGCGGCCCCTCTCTATATTGGCAAGCTCGACTGGCGGCGTCCCGATGGGTCTGTAGCCAGCCTCCAGGTCATTGGACTTCCGATTGAGGCTGAGAAATTTACGGGTCCGCAGGTTACCCCTCTGATAAGGAACCTTGCCGTCGCAGACACGGCTTTGATTGATCGGCAGACACGCGGCGTCGATACCGCCGCTCTTGCGGGTGTCGGTCCATCAAAGCCACTCCAGTTCGAGGTAAATGACCGCACGATCAGTGCCATCGGGACAATCTCTATCGGGGGAGGCTTTTCTGCCGACGGCATCATGGTTGTGTCAGACCAGACCTTTCTCGGTCTGTTCCCGAACCGGATCAGCGGTACACCGTCGCACCTTTTGCTGAAGGTCAGCGATCTTTCACAGTCAGAGGCGTTGGTGCGGCAACTGCAAAATAGGCTCGCCGGAGAGCCGATGGAAGTCCACACACTTGATGAGATGATTGCCAAGGATGTCCGGTATCAGACGACCCAGCGTCCAACGGGTGTCATCTTTGGCTTCGGCGTGTTCATGGGTGTCCTTGTCGGCATTGTGATCGTCTATCAGGTCCTGTCGACTGATGTCGCTGATCACCTACGCGAATACGCGACCTTGAAGGCTGTGGGGTATCCGCATCGTTTCTTCCTCAGCATCGTCTTTGAGGAGGCGCTGGTGTTGGCGGCCATGGGCTTCATACCGGGTCTGATCCTTGCTATGGGCATCTACCAGGTGATGTCTCAAGCGACCGGTCTTCCCGTACTTATGTCACCGGAGCGGGCGCTCATGGTTTTTGCAGGCACCCTCTTAGCCTCCACCCTCTCTGGCGCGCTCGCTGCCAGACGCCTAAAGGGCGCTGATCCGGCGGACTTGTTTTGA
- a CDS encoding (2Fe-2S)-binding protein, whose product MADPQQFANTSPKCVTFVLGQLIGIPMTERAERASQLILTNSGPVPLGCQDRACKIGEAFRHRIASLILAPREPASVCPSRACLAQSFKTQARSRSNLRLPSVNLGQQMQYVLNGVIANVPSEWYDESLLFTLREHHGLVGAKFGCGVGICGACTVIIDRMATRSCQVRTADLTPTTQVLTIEGLERNGKLHPVQDAWLAKAVPQCGYCQSGQIMSAVALLVDSNRAGSTMSLDAIVPAMNDNLCRCGTYQRIRDAISTLIENR is encoded by the coding sequence TTGGCTGACCCTCAGCAGTTCGCCAACACCTCGCCCAAATGCGTGACGTTTGTGCTCGGCCAATTGATCGGGATCCCGATGACCGAGCGGGCGGAACGAGCAAGCCAGCTAATCTTGACGAACAGCGGTCCCGTGCCCCTCGGCTGTCAGGACCGCGCCTGCAAAATCGGCGAAGCGTTCCGGCACCGGATTGCCTCCCTCATTTTAGCGCCGCGTGAGCCTGCCTCGGTGTGCCCGAGTCGCGCGTGTCTGGCGCAATCATTCAAGACCCAGGCCAGATCGAGATCTAACCTGCGGCTTCCATCTGTAAATCTAGGACAGCAAATGCAGTATGTCTTGAATGGTGTGATCGCGAACGTGCCGAGCGAGTGGTACGACGAGAGCCTTCTCTTCACCCTGCGTGAACACCACGGCCTTGTCGGAGCAAAGTTCGGGTGCGGCGTCGGGATCTGCGGTGCTTGCACGGTGATCATCGACAGGATGGCGACGCGGTCATGCCAGGTCCGCACGGCAGACCTGACGCCAACGACGCAAGTCTTGACCATCGAAGGCCTGGAGCGGAACGGAAAGCTCCATCCGGTCCAAGACGCTTGGCTGGCAAAGGCAGTGCCGCAATGCGGCTATTGTCAGTCCGGGCAGATCATGTCCGCCGTTGCGCTTCTGGTCGATAGCAACCGTGCCGGCTCGACAATGAGCTTGGATGCAATCGTGCCCGCGATGAACGACAATCTCTGCCGATGTGGTACCTACCAGAGGATCAGGGACGCCATCAGCACCCTGATTGAGAACCGCTGA
- a CDS encoding TetR/AcrR family transcriptional regulator, with the protein MQAGQPQQKRQRRKDARPSEILEAGLALFAERGFAATRLDDVAKRAGIAKGTVYLYFSSKESLFEAALKDRMVSTMEGVGELTASFAGSTEELLRLVLARIYGQMIEGDAGVLLRILIGEGDRFPDLVKMYREIALAKGMATMKSILKRAEARGELRVAADDIDPRMIVAPIAILAIGGKVFGAQSHGDRDAFLERHLDLVLRGLLSANAER; encoded by the coding sequence ATGCAAGCGGGCCAACCCCAGCAGAAACGTCAGCGACGTAAAGACGCGCGTCCCTCAGAGATTCTTGAGGCGGGATTGGCGCTGTTTGCAGAACGCGGGTTCGCCGCGACGAGGCTTGACGACGTCGCCAAGCGTGCGGGCATCGCCAAGGGAACCGTCTATCTGTACTTCTCCTCGAAGGAGAGCTTGTTTGAGGCGGCGCTCAAGGATCGCATGGTCTCGACGATGGAGGGTGTCGGCGAACTGACTGCATCTTTTGCGGGATCCACTGAAGAACTCCTTAGGCTCGTTCTCGCGCGGATCTATGGACAGATGATCGAAGGCGACGCCGGTGTCCTGTTACGCATCCTGATCGGCGAAGGCGACCGTTTCCCGGATCTTGTTAAGATGTATCGGGAGATCGCCTTGGCCAAGGGCATGGCGACAATGAAGAGCATTCTGAAGCGAGCCGAAGCGCGAGGAGAGTTGCGCGTGGCAGCCGACGACATTGACCCAAGAATGATCGTGGCCCCGATCGCCATCCTGGCAATCGGCGGGAAGGTGTTTGGTGCCCAGTCGCATGGTGACCGCGACGCGTTTTTGGAGCGACATCTTGATCTGGTGCTTCGGGGGCTCCTTTCGGCGAATGCTGAACGATAG
- a CDS encoding HNH endonuclease, producing MARKNRDELASWDEPTPEPVFCPLCERVIPEDQRDEHHLVPKSKGGKKTVLLHRICHDQIHSIFTDAQLAKKFSTIETIVEDPAVRTFVTWVRNKPPGFSDSAKESRQSFRRGR from the coding sequence TTGGCCCGCAAGAACAGAGATGAGTTAGCTTCATGGGACGAGCCTACGCCAGAGCCGGTGTTCTGTCCGCTGTGCGAGCGCGTAATCCCAGAAGATCAGCGAGACGAGCATCATCTCGTTCCTAAGAGCAAGGGTGGCAAGAAAACCGTCCTCCTGCACCGTATCTGCCACGACCAGATACATTCGATCTTTACCGATGCTCAACTCGCCAAGAAGTTTTCCACGATCGAAACCATCGTGGAAGACCCTGCGGTGCGGACATTCGTCACCTGGGTGAGAAACAAGCCTCCGGGCTTTTCGGATTCTGCAAAGGAATCAAGGCAGTCATTCCGTCGAGGCCGCTAA